The genomic stretch TGCGGAATTTTAACGTCCTCCTTCTCCATGATTTCCAAAGCTTTAGAATGGTTTTCTGAATCTTCAAAAGTAGAATAAACTAATACGTTAGTATCTACTATTATCATTTAATGCCTCCTCAACTGCCTTATCTATATCCTCTTGATCCACTTTTCTATTCAGTCTTATTGTAGTCCACTTTCTTATGTACGGTTTAATTATTATAGCCCCATTACTTTCATCTAAAGTTACTTCAACGTAATCCCCTTCCTTTATACCTAATTTTTCTCTTATCTCAGAGGGTATAGTAACTTGAAAATTTCTAGTAACCTTTACCTTCATAGTAAAAAAGTGAGAGTTACTAATATATAAATTTTACCAGTAACTACTACAACTCAGTAGCAGATTCGATAAGTTTCTAAGCACTATTCATTGGCGTGAAAATATTTAAAAATAAGGAAAATTATAATATCACTTTTCTTACTGGTAAATCTCATTGTTCAGTTGAACATAAATTTCCAATTATATAATCTATATTAAATTAACAAAAACTGGTTATCCACAATGCATGGATAATACATTTTGTTGTTTCCTAAAAACATTATAGTATAACGAATACTGACCTCCTTATATAAAACATATTAGTCAGATCTATATTACAGATCTGACTGGGATGTAGGCCGTTGATGTCTATGGGTTTAAAGCATGTCGTGGAGCTTGGCCGCCTCAAATTCGTACCAGAAGTTGGGTAAAAAACCTGAGTGAGTATAAATGTAGACCCAATCGCGGGAATAGATGTATCAAAAGATAAATTAATAGTATATTTTCAAGGTAAATTCTACGAGACGTTATCCAAGTTGATTAAAATGGCAATTCATGAGTAATATTAATAAGAAATTGGGATGAGATAATATTGTGAAGACACTTTCAACTGAAAAGGACCTTTACTCAAGGTCGATAAAGTATTTCCATGGGAAACGTTTAGGGGTAAACTTGAGTCACTTTACTCCAAGAAACCCAAGTAGATCCTCATTTGCTTAGTGTATATTAGGTTGGAGTTTTTACCTAGTCTACTCTGTAGGCGATAGGGATGAGAATATTTTACGCGAGATCAAAAAGTATTTATCAGATGAGGGTAAACGGGTGAGTAATGATTATAACTTGTACTTCTGGTTGAAAAACCACACGATTGTCTCACCAGTTTATCTAACGAGCCTTCATAGGCTAATTCAGGAGAGCAACGAAGACTGTGAATAGGGGCATTGGCACAATGATGTACTCTATAACCCTAGTCTTGTGAAAGAGAAAGTTAATTCCAGAACTTGTAACTTGATGACGACACTATGTTTATACTTAATATCTTTTAAAATAAACATTAACTGTCAACGATTTTCCAATAAATACTAATCGAAATTATTTAAGGTATTAGTACTTGCCTTCCTACGGCTCTAAAGTTCTCTAAATTATCTATAGCCTCATTTGCTTCTTCCAATTTCATAGTCTTAGTTACCATAGGTTTAACTTTACCGGCTTCAGCTAAACTCATAATACCTAGGAAGTCAGATTGATTACCAACAAGACTGCCTATAAATTGAATCTCGTTTAGCGTTATTAAAGGTGCATGATAATGCAAATCTGCACCAAACAGTCCCACCATTACGTATTTACCTTGTTTAGCTAAAACATTAGGATAAATAGAGAGGGTTCTCTCCGAATTATTTAAATCTATCACCGCATCTGCTCCTTTACCTTGCGTTATTCT from Sulfolobus sp. S-194 encodes the following:
- a CDS encoding AbrB/MazE/SpoVT family DNA-binding domain-containing protein → MKVKVTRNFQVTIPSEIREKLGIKEGDYVEVTLDESNGAIIIKPYIRKWTTIRLNRKVDQEDIDKAVEEALNDNSRY